A genomic window from Oceanobacillus timonensis includes:
- a CDS encoding DUF1850 domain-containing protein, protein MRRKWVKTLLLFLLIGGGIGLGVNYPIQTALVFNEGESGEFTAFLPLKENDHFSITFTHSIHLTDVVEKYRVTEDFMIEQYEIIYEEFGVGMPNNAGEGEEFVYEDGKYHIKNMEHQFESINIRNGKVVSNHRLAWMDKKQVKECCEVPFNDYFVPGDWYKVKIDKITLLDYWKGERISE, encoded by the coding sequence ATGCGGAGAAAGTGGGTAAAAACCCTTCTTTTATTCCTTTTAATTGGAGGAGGAATTGGACTAGGCGTGAATTATCCGATTCAGACAGCGTTGGTTTTTAACGAAGGTGAATCAGGAGAATTCACGGCTTTTTTACCTTTGAAAGAAAATGATCATTTCTCAATTACTTTCACCCACTCCATTCATTTAACAGATGTTGTGGAGAAATATAGAGTAACAGAGGATTTTATGATAGAGCAATACGAAATTATTTATGAAGAATTCGGTGTGGGTATGCCGAATAATGCAGGTGAAGGGGAAGAATTTGTCTATGAGGATGGGAAATATCATATAAAAAATATGGAACATCAATTTGAATCGATAAACATCCGTAATGGAAAAGTTGTTTCCAATCATCGTTTAGCTTGGATGGATAAAAAACAAGTCAAGGAATGTTGTGAAGTCCCTTTTAATGATTATTTTGTGCCTGGAGATTGGTATAAAGTGAAAATAGATAAGATAACATTGCTTGATTATTGGAAAGGAGAGAGGATCAGTGAGTGA
- a CDS encoding DEAD/DEAH box helicase: MKQIKDINIKNAFPDKFYRRGLNYFNNNKVHDLMYDQFNDTWTATVQGTEDYFVEINTDSLQEGSIDMQCNCPAYETFGYCKHIIAALLAIQRFERNDIRPKVNNYRLNRFMEAIRGTRNVTENTSYQQPVKVEYIVSWSYLKHLQIEWKIGEKHLYVVKNAAEFLENYFKKREHYFSKKFTFQPEKHVIDEADQEIFELLYQVSKSAEVYDSYSYTRRNNERYLTIPPVLAKNLLYKLKERKTSVKTQREEYTDIQIVDGELPFQFDVMKNEQHISLRLQQGNAMTFFPNYDLLFLDGVFYFPKREQIPVLEELEMFRLENIYFDVPTEQTDTFLSEVMPALETVGEVQLDERIAEEVIKEPLKAKCYLELQDDVIIGRLEYHYGTHVIDPFQGKKDSDVMLIRDVDKEQLIMQHIEEADFKYNGRELYMSVVDEADLYYFLYKILPALNQDVELFLSSEFKKLFFDYEPQPSTSVRMEGQNNLLEIGFSIDGVDDNEINRVLQAVIEKKRYFRLNSGQMLDLDTEEFASIQKFFDGLGMDKEAVQNGQVQMPAYRGAQLDELLDTKKQYDSNFRELLSHLKSPEEQVYELPEKLQASLRTYQKVGYQWFKSLSEYQFGGILADDMGLGKTLQAIAYITSETEGNPVGPHLIVVPSSVVYNWKNELEKFAPHLTSVILTGQPIERHERMEGSMEKDVWITSYATLRQDVEYYQDVRFQTLLLDEAQYIKNYQTKTSQAIRTLHATRRFALSGTPIENSISELWSIFQVILPGLMPDQKTFKQMDSSKVSAITKPFILRRLKRDVLKELPEKIESVHISELTDDQKDLYVGYLRKLQQEAATSMKEDSFQQNRMKILAGLTRLRQICCHPSTFVENYEGKSGKLEQLMETVETAINNGKRLLIFSQFTSMLEIISGRLEEAGYDYFYLSGDTPSKNRVEMSEQFNNGEKGIFLISLKAGGTGLNLTGADTVVLYDLWWNPAVEDQATGRAHRFGQKNVVQVIRLVTEGTIEEKIYELQQQKRELIDQVIQPGETMLSSLSEDDIKELLSL, encoded by the coding sequence TTGAAACAAATAAAGGATATAAATATTAAAAATGCATTTCCTGACAAATTTTACCGCCGTGGATTAAATTATTTTAATAATAATAAAGTCCACGACCTGATGTACGATCAATTTAATGATACGTGGACGGCAACGGTACAAGGGACAGAAGATTACTTTGTAGAGATAAATACAGATAGCTTACAGGAAGGATCCATTGATATGCAGTGTAATTGTCCTGCATATGAAACGTTCGGATATTGTAAGCATATTATAGCTGCGTTATTGGCGATACAGCGTTTTGAAAGGAATGATATCCGGCCTAAAGTGAATAATTATCGACTGAACCGGTTTATGGAAGCAATCAGGGGAACAAGAAACGTGACGGAGAATACTTCTTATCAACAGCCGGTAAAGGTGGAGTATATTGTTAGCTGGTCTTACCTGAAGCATCTGCAGATTGAGTGGAAAATTGGGGAGAAGCATCTTTATGTTGTGAAAAATGCAGCCGAATTCTTAGAGAATTATTTTAAAAAAAGAGAGCATTACTTCTCTAAGAAATTTACATTTCAGCCGGAGAAACATGTGATAGATGAAGCAGATCAGGAAATTTTTGAGTTGTTATATCAAGTAAGCAAAAGTGCAGAGGTATATGATTCATATAGTTATACACGAAGAAATAATGAAAGATACCTGACGATTCCGCCAGTACTGGCTAAAAACTTATTGTATAAATTAAAAGAACGGAAAACTTCCGTGAAAACACAACGGGAAGAGTATACAGACATACAGATTGTAGATGGGGAACTTCCGTTTCAGTTTGACGTCATGAAAAACGAGCAGCATATATCGCTCCGGCTGCAGCAGGGAAATGCCATGACCTTTTTTCCAAACTATGATTTGTTATTTTTAGATGGTGTTTTCTATTTTCCAAAAAGAGAACAGATTCCAGTTTTAGAGGAGCTGGAAATGTTCCGTTTAGAGAATATTTACTTCGATGTGCCGACAGAACAGACAGATACGTTCCTCTCAGAGGTGATGCCTGCGCTTGAAACAGTTGGTGAGGTGCAGCTGGATGAGCGTATTGCGGAAGAAGTGATTAAGGAACCGCTGAAAGCGAAATGTTATTTGGAGTTACAAGATGACGTTATTATTGGACGCCTGGAATATCATTATGGAACGCATGTGATCGATCCTTTTCAAGGGAAAAAAGATTCTGATGTGATGCTGATCCGCGATGTGGATAAAGAACAGCTTATTATGCAGCATATCGAGGAAGCAGATTTTAAATATAACGGCAGAGAACTTTATATGTCAGTGGTGGATGAAGCAGATCTTTATTATTTCTTGTATAAGATTTTACCTGCATTGAACCAGGATGTGGAATTGTTTTTATCCAGCGAGTTTAAGAAGCTGTTTTTTGATTATGAACCGCAGCCAAGCACCAGTGTCCGAATGGAAGGACAAAATAATTTATTGGAGATTGGTTTTTCTATCGACGGGGTAGATGATAACGAAATTAATCGTGTATTGCAGGCGGTGATTGAGAAGAAACGTTATTTCCGTTTGAATTCCGGGCAGATGCTGGATTTAGATACAGAAGAGTTTGCTTCCATCCAGAAATTTTTTGACGGATTGGGAATGGATAAAGAGGCCGTACAGAATGGGCAGGTACAGATGCCTGCATATCGCGGCGCCCAGCTGGATGAGCTGCTCGATACTAAAAAACAGTATGATTCGAATTTCAGGGAATTATTAAGTCATTTGAAGTCACCGGAAGAACAAGTGTATGAACTGCCTGAAAAGCTTCAGGCATCTTTGCGTACGTATCAAAAGGTTGGTTATCAATGGTTTAAATCATTAAGCGAATATCAATTTGGCGGTATTTTAGCAGATGATATGGGGCTGGGAAAGACGTTGCAAGCAATTGCTTATATCACTTCTGAAACAGAAGGAAATCCCGTCGGTCCACACTTGATTGTTGTACCATCTTCTGTCGTGTACAACTGGAAAAATGAACTGGAAAAGTTTGCACCGCATTTAACGTCGGTTATTTTAACAGGACAGCCAATAGAGAGACATGAACGTATGGAAGGTTCGATGGAGAAAGATGTCTGGATTACTTCTTATGCGACATTGCGTCAGGATGTGGAATATTATCAGGATGTTCGCTTCCAGACGTTATTGTTGGATGAGGCGCAGTATATTAAAAATTACCAGACAAAAACATCCCAAGCGATTCGCACACTCCATGCAACCAGGCGATTTGCCTTAAGCGGTACACCGATTGAAAATTCCATTAGTGAGCTTTGGTCAATTTTCCAGGTTATTTTACCCGGGTTGATGCCAGATCAAAAGACATTTAAACAAATGGATTCCAGTAAAGTTTCCGCGATTACAAAGCCGTTTATTCTGCGGCGTCTGAAGCGGGACGTGCTGAAAGAGCTGCCGGAGAAAATTGAGTCTGTTCATATTTCCGAGTTAACGGATGATCAGAAGGATTTGTATGTCGGTTACTTGAGAAAATTGCAGCAGGAAGCAGCGACATCGATGAAAGAAGATTCCTTTCAACAGAACAGGATGAAGATCTTAGCGGGTCTCACGAGACTGCGCCAGATTTGCTGTCATCCTTCAACATTTGTGGAGAATTATGAAGGGAAATCCGGTAAGCTGGAGCAATTGATGGAAACAGTCGAGACAGCTATTAATAACGGAAAGCGGCTGCTTATTTTCTCCCAGTTCACAAGCATGCTGGAAATCATCAGCGGCCGGTTGGAGGAAGCCGGGTACGATTACTTTTATCTATCTGGCGACACACCTTCTAAAAACCGTGTCGAAATGAGCGAGCAATTTAATAACGGAGAGAAAGGTATATTTCTTATTTCGCTAAAAGCCGGCGGTACCGGTTTGAATCTGACAGGTGCGGATACGGTTGTTTTATATGATTTATGGTGGAATCCTGCTGTAGAAGACCAGGCTACTGGAAGGGCACACCGATTTGGCCAGAAAAATGTTGTGCAAGTCATTCGCCTGGTGACAGAAGGAACCATCGAAGAAAAAATATATGAACTGCAGCAGCAGAAACGGGAATTAATTGATCAGGTCATCCAGCCGGGAGAGACGATGCTTTCTTCCTTGAGTGAGGATGATATTAAAGAATTGTTGAGCTTGTAG
- a CDS encoding TRAP transporter permease produces the protein MSEKEKDQLSEKEQQELLEKYDAESKTRNLKGKLYHVIFLGLIAFSVFQLYTGIFGQLTAYIQRTIHLGFALSLIFLLFPAARGMKKDKIPWYDYILMLLSILVCGYWPVYYDTLVQQFGGISAMQMVVGGLGILLVLEAARRAVGLPIIIIALLFLGYALLGPNIPGMFAHAGLSLEQLIQSMFFTTEGILGTPLQVSSTYIFLFLLFGAFLVQTGVGNYFNDLAISIAGKRVGGPAKVAIFSSALNGTISGSSVANTVTTGSYTIPMMKKLGYRKNFAGAVEAASSTGGQIMPPIMGAAAFLMIEFAGESYWNIAKAAVIPAALYFAGIWIMTHLEAKRTGLTGLSDEEIPSKISVLKKIHLLLPIVAIVYFLFIGVSVERAAIYGIVTTIIVSLFRKDTRITPAKFIVALEQGARTALGVAAATACAGIIVGVVTRTGLGLKLGNSLVSIAGTIATSPETQLMLTLVFTMITSIIIGMGSPTTANYIITSTIALPAIVALNDNLDVAIPLLAAHMFVFYFGIMADITPPVALAAFAATGISGGEPIRTGGNAARLAIAAFIIPYMFVLNPTLLMIDATVFEIIFSFLTAILGMIAIGAGMIGYWYRKIKWFERILAVVTGLMLIYPEGYSDTIGFVLFAIQLVIQFMSRDKNTQRSKAQVS, from the coding sequence GTGAGTGAAAAAGAAAAGGATCAGCTTTCAGAAAAAGAACAGCAGGAATTGTTGGAGAAGTATGATGCAGAATCAAAAACCAGAAATTTAAAGGGCAAGCTATACCATGTTATCTTTCTTGGGTTAATTGCCTTTTCTGTATTTCAATTATATACTGGGATTTTTGGTCAATTGACTGCTTATATTCAACGAACCATTCACTTAGGATTTGCGCTTTCACTTATTTTCCTATTATTTCCGGCTGCCCGAGGAATGAAGAAGGATAAAATTCCCTGGTATGATTATATTTTAATGCTGTTATCTATTCTTGTCTGCGGATATTGGCCGGTATATTATGATACATTAGTTCAGCAGTTTGGCGGGATTTCTGCCATGCAAATGGTCGTAGGGGGTCTCGGAATTCTGCTTGTGTTAGAAGCAGCGAGACGTGCGGTAGGTCTGCCAATTATCATTATTGCTCTATTGTTTCTTGGTTATGCACTTCTTGGGCCGAACATACCAGGAATGTTTGCGCATGCGGGCCTTTCGCTGGAACAGCTTATTCAATCGATGTTCTTTACGACAGAAGGTATTTTGGGCACACCATTGCAGGTATCGTCTACATATATATTCTTATTCCTTTTATTCGGTGCATTTTTAGTGCAGACAGGAGTAGGGAATTATTTCAATGATTTAGCGATATCCATAGCTGGTAAAAGAGTAGGTGGGCCTGCGAAAGTAGCTATTTTCTCAAGTGCATTAAACGGAACAATTTCAGGAAGTTCTGTTGCGAATACAGTAACAACAGGTTCTTATACCATTCCTATGATGAAAAAATTAGGGTATCGTAAGAACTTTGCAGGTGCTGTAGAAGCCGCTTCTTCTACAGGTGGTCAAATTATGCCGCCGATTATGGGGGCTGCCGCCTTTTTAATGATTGAATTTGCAGGAGAAAGCTATTGGAATATCGCCAAAGCAGCTGTTATTCCAGCAGCATTATATTTTGCGGGAATTTGGATAATGACCCATCTTGAAGCAAAACGGACCGGTTTAACTGGTTTATCGGATGAGGAGATACCGAGTAAAATATCCGTTTTAAAAAAGATTCATCTATTGCTGCCGATCGTAGCTATTGTTTATTTCTTATTTATCGGCGTGAGTGTAGAGAGGGCTGCTATTTATGGGATTGTAACGACGATTATTGTCAGCCTGTTCCGGAAAGATACGAGAATTACGCCGGCTAAATTTATTGTTGCTTTAGAACAAGGGGCTAGAACTGCATTAGGTGTTGCTGCTGCGACAGCATGTGCCGGTATTATTGTGGGCGTAGTGACGAGAACAGGTTTAGGCCTGAAACTGGGTAATAGCTTAGTATCGATTGCCGGTACTATTGCTACCTCACCGGAAACCCAGTTGATGCTGACATTGGTATTTACGATGATTACCTCGATTATTATCGGCATGGGTTCTCCGACAACAGCGAACTATATTATTACATCAACAATTGCTTTACCGGCAATTGTTGCGCTGAATGATAATTTGGATGTGGCAATTCCACTGCTAGCAGCGCATATGTTTGTATTCTATTTTGGAATAATGGCAGATATTACGCCTCCGGTAGCATTAGCTGCCTTTGCGGCGACCGGGATTTCCGGGGGAGAACCGATACGTACTGGTGGTAATGCTGCCAGGTTAGCTATTGCCGCATTTATTATTCCATATATGTTTGTATTGAACCCGACCCTGCTGATGATAGACGCTACCGTATTCGAGATTATATTCTCCTTTCTCACAGCTATCCTTGGAATGATAGCGATAGGTGCTGGGATGATTGGATACTGGTATCGCAAAATCAAATGGTTTGAGCGCATTTTAGCTGTTGTAACCGGCCTGATGCTGATTTATCCGGAAGGGTACTCCGATACCATTGGTTTTGTATTATTTGCTATTCAGTTAGTGATTCAATTTATGTCAAGAGATAAAAATACGCAACGCAGTAAAGCACAAGTAAGTTAA
- a CDS encoding MATE family efflux transporter: protein MAKKYDFTEGSIGKSLFYFSGPILLANLLQTSYQFVDSLWVGNLLGANALGAVAISGSILFVVLSFIIGLNNAALTILSQQKGKQNEDGLKRYLNAFVVLMTSIALVLGISGTIFAEMLLHLLGTPEVMVADAATYLRINFIGILLLFGYNFISTVLRSIGDSKTPLYFVTTAVLLNTILDPLFIHVFGWGIIGAGYATVISQGFSFLIGLFYILKKNLAPFTVPSLPKWKEIKLILHIGIPSSLQMAVISAGAAAIIGVVAGHGEAVVSGYSAAQRLDSLLMLPAHALSIAISSMAGQNIGAQNRARVRDVAKYGVIYNFLIMLFIGIIVAIFAEFGVRLFIQDEASVRFGTLYLQIVALCYPFLGINFILNGVVRAAGAMYPILILNIISFWILRYPLAALFSHLFGETGIAIGVGASFILSSIAAVLYYRFGKWREKNLFADA, encoded by the coding sequence ATGGCTAAGAAATATGATTTTACAGAAGGAAGTATTGGCAAAAGTCTTTTTTATTTTTCAGGACCGATTCTTTTGGCAAACCTGTTGCAGACATCGTATCAATTTGTAGATAGTCTTTGGGTCGGGAATCTGCTTGGTGCGAATGCTTTAGGAGCCGTTGCCATCTCAGGGAGTATTTTATTTGTTGTGCTCTCCTTTATCATCGGTTTAAACAATGCGGCGTTAACGATTTTATCCCAGCAAAAGGGGAAGCAGAATGAAGACGGGTTAAAGCGTTACTTGAATGCTTTTGTTGTTCTTATGACAAGTATTGCGCTTGTACTTGGTATATCCGGAACTATTTTTGCCGAGATGCTGTTGCATTTATTGGGAACGCCGGAAGTAATGGTGGCAGATGCAGCTACTTATCTGCGGATTAACTTTATCGGAATTCTTTTATTATTTGGTTACAACTTTATCAGCACGGTGCTGCGCTCGATTGGAGACAGTAAGACACCGCTATATTTTGTGACAACAGCTGTGTTATTGAATACAATCTTGGATCCGCTTTTTATTCATGTATTTGGTTGGGGGATCATAGGAGCAGGCTACGCTACTGTAATATCGCAAGGTTTTTCCTTTTTAATCGGACTCTTTTATATTCTAAAGAAAAATTTAGCGCCGTTTACGGTACCAAGTTTGCCAAAATGGAAAGAGATTAAATTAATTTTGCATATTGGTATCCCTTCCAGTCTGCAGATGGCTGTCATTTCCGCTGGAGCAGCAGCAATTATCGGTGTAGTGGCTGGACATGGAGAAGCAGTCGTTTCGGGATATAGTGCGGCACAGCGTCTGGACAGTTTATTAATGTTGCCTGCGCATGCTTTAAGTATTGCTATTTCCAGTATGGCAGGTCAGAATATTGGTGCGCAAAACAGGGCAAGAGTCAGAGATGTAGCGAAGTACGGTGTGATTTATAATTTTCTTATTATGCTTTTTATCGGCATTATCGTGGCCATTTTTGCTGAATTTGGTGTAAGATTATTTATTCAGGATGAAGCATCTGTCCGATTTGGAACATTATATCTTCAGATTGTTGCATTATGCTATCCATTTTTAGGAATCAATTTTATTTTGAACGGAGTTGTTCGTGCAGCAGGAGCAATGTATCCAATTTTGATATTAAATATTATTTCTTTCTGGATACTGCGCTATCCCCTAGCTGCTTTGTTCTCCCATCTATTTGGTGAAACCGGTATTGCCATCGGTGTAGGAGCAAGCTTTATCCTCAGCAGTATTGCTGCTGTCCTGTATTATCGTTTTGGAAAGTGGAGAGAAAAGAACTTATTTGCAGATGCTTAA
- a CDS encoding serine hydrolase — MFPLTLLKHAIDSIKPLPPIKICYFIRAGDEEIAFHHKEEVRAASIIKLFILAAAYYEEEKGNLDLSRQVCISSSDMAGGAGVIPYLSDKQTYTYQQLLELMIIVSDNTATNVLIDYIGLDNIHVFIQTIGCKQTTLERKLMDEEAIKHGLENKTTCYDVMHLLDFFTEPNDILSSYAQEKMLTILGNQQLNNKLTAYTSYDHTIRAFHKTGELNRAEHDAAIFQTADKLLKAVVLTEGWTNNGHGQQFHQKTGLHIYHYLKG, encoded by the coding sequence ATGTTTCCCCTTACTTTGTTAAAGCATGCCATTGATTCTATCAAGCCGTTACCACCAATAAAGATTTGTTATTTCATACGTGCAGGTGACGAAGAAATCGCTTTTCATCACAAAGAAGAGGTGCGTGCAGCCAGCATTATTAAACTGTTTATTCTTGCTGCTGCCTATTATGAAGAAGAAAAAGGAAATCTTGATTTATCCAGACAGGTCTGTATCTCTTCTTCTGATATGGCAGGCGGTGCAGGGGTTATTCCTTACTTATCTGATAAACAGACGTATACATATCAGCAGCTGCTTGAATTAATGATTATTGTCTCGGACAATACCGCAACAAACGTATTGATAGATTATATCGGATTGGATAACATACATGTATTTATTCAAACAATAGGTTGTAAACAGACAACATTAGAGCGAAAACTGATGGATGAAGAAGCTATCAAACATGGTCTCGAGAATAAGACAACCTGCTATGATGTGATGCACCTGCTTGATTTCTTTACGGAACCAAATGACATCCTGTCATCGTACGCACAAGAAAAAATGTTAACTATCCTGGGAAACCAGCAATTAAATAATAAACTGACTGCCTACACTTCCTATGATCATACTATCAGGGCATTTCATAAAACAGGAGAACTGAACAGAGCAGAACATGATGCCGCTATATTTCAAACAGCAGATAAACTTCTCAAAGCTGTTGTACTTACAGAAGGCTGGACAAATAACGGACATGGACAGCAATTTCATCAAAAAACAGGATTACATATCTATCATTATTTAAAAGGGTAA
- a CDS encoding TAXI family TRAP transporter solute-binding subunit has product MKKKWLSPLALIFAVLLFLAACGGDDSEGGEEAGDPSTDPEMIQIATGGTSGTYYPLGGEMASIISDNTDVSADAISSNASAENVLSLENGDIEIAFVQTDVVAHGVEGINAFEDETVENVQAMGSLYPETIQIVTTDDTGIESVEDLEGMTVSVGAPGSGTYINAEQILEVHGMSIDDIDAQNLDFDESTGGIQDGNIDAAFITAGTPTGAVEGLTASVDVSIVPLEQDKIDELIDAYPYYAEDTVEEGTYGLDEDVGTVAVLAALAVNSSLSEDLVYEMTKAIYENAEGMAHDKASFITPDSALEGIDIEVHPGAQKYFDEEGIE; this is encoded by the coding sequence ATGAAAAAGAAGTGGTTAAGCCCGCTCGCACTTATTTTTGCAGTATTGTTATTTTTAGCAGCCTGTGGAGGCGATGACAGTGAAGGCGGTGAAGAGGCTGGAGATCCAAGCACAGATCCGGAAATGATTCAAATCGCTACTGGCGGGACAAGTGGAACCTATTATCCGCTTGGAGGGGAAATGGCTTCCATTATTTCTGATAATACAGATGTATCAGCTGATGCTATTTCTTCCAATGCTTCTGCAGAAAATGTGCTGTCTTTAGAAAATGGTGATATAGAAATTGCTTTTGTACAAACAGATGTGGTAGCACATGGCGTTGAAGGAATTAATGCTTTTGAAGATGAAACTGTAGAAAATGTACAGGCAATGGGATCTTTATACCCGGAGACGATTCAAATTGTAACAACAGATGATACTGGAATCGAGTCTGTGGAAGATCTTGAAGGAATGACCGTTTCTGTCGGTGCTCCTGGTTCAGGAACATACATTAACGCAGAGCAGATTTTAGAAGTACATGGCATGTCAATAGACGACATTGATGCACAGAATCTGGATTTTGATGAATCTACTGGTGGTATCCAAGACGGTAACATTGATGCTGCGTTTATAACAGCTGGAACGCCGACTGGTGCAGTGGAAGGGTTGACCGCTTCTGTAGATGTCTCTATTGTTCCGCTTGAACAAGATAAAATTGATGAGCTTATCGATGCATATCCTTATTATGCTGAAGATACGGTTGAGGAAGGCACTTATGGGTTGGATGAAGACGTGGGGACAGTTGCAGTATTGGCAGCGTTGGCAGTGAATAGCTCTTTGTCGGAAGACCTTGTTTACGAAATGACAAAAGCCATCTATGAAAATGCTGAAGGAATGGCGCATGATAAAGCGTCCTTTATTACACCAGATTCTGCATTAGAAGGAATTGATATCGAGGTGCATCCTGGTGCGCAGAAATACTTTGATGAAGAGGGTATTGAATAA
- a CDS encoding lysozyme family protein produces MKRRRLRHIKELLKYIVVIGFVFIFIFIFLSLLVNNMNDSAEQESKEPRPSLSQQMWEYKPLVEKYAKQHGMEEQTNTILAIIMQESGGNGTDPMQSSESLCGEKGCIDDPEESIEQGISFFAWIYQQAEEDEALAVQAYNFGPGFIDYVRETEENYSEEAAIAYSRQMYEEAGKESSVYGCRREEAEELDACYGDIYYVSSVMSYKEAIEIEQEN; encoded by the coding sequence ATGAAACGAAGAAGATTGCGTCATATCAAAGAATTATTGAAATATATTGTAGTTATCGGATTTGTTTTTATATTTATTTTCATTTTCCTTTCTTTGCTGGTCAATAATATGAATGATAGTGCAGAACAGGAGTCTAAAGAGCCCCGGCCGTCCTTAAGCCAACAAATGTGGGAGTACAAACCGCTTGTTGAAAAATATGCAAAACAGCACGGAATGGAAGAACAGACGAATACCATTCTTGCTATTATCATGCAGGAGTCAGGAGGAAACGGGACAGATCCAATGCAATCATCTGAAAGTCTGTGTGGTGAAAAAGGATGTATTGATGACCCGGAAGAATCTATTGAGCAGGGAATATCCTTTTTTGCCTGGATATATCAACAAGCAGAAGAAGATGAAGCATTAGCGGTACAAGCGTATAATTTTGGTCCGGGCTTCATTGATTATGTACGGGAAACGGAAGAAAATTATTCGGAAGAAGCTGCGATTGCTTATTCCCGGCAAATGTATGAAGAAGCAGGAAAAGAAAGCTCTGTTTACGGCTGTCGCAGAGAGGAAGCGGAAGAATTGGATGCTTGTTACGGCGACATCTACTATGTCTCTTCTGTAATGTCTTATAAGGAAGCAATAGAAATAGAACAGGAAAACTGA
- a CDS encoding DUF1450 domain-containing protein has protein sequence MGIVIVEICDGNTITTIDIEAILEEEFPEVAVITNECLSFCGLCAVRPYALVNNKRVFGKTAEECLDKIRLQIKEELAVYE, from the coding sequence ATGGGTATCGTTATCGTAGAAATATGTGACGGAAACACCATCACTACGATAGATATTGAAGCCATCCTGGAAGAAGAATTCCCTGAAGTGGCGGTTATTACAAATGAATGCTTGTCATTTTGCGGCCTATGTGCTGTTCGGCCATATGCCTTAGTCAATAATAAACGTGTATTTGGCAAGACAGCGGAAGAATGTCTTGATAAAATACGTTTGCAGATAAAAGAAGAGCTTGCCGTTTATGAATAA
- a CDS encoding RidA family protein, with amino-acid sequence MKAIQTSNAPAAIGPYSQAIEAGDFLYISGQIPINPETSEVVEGIEAQTKQVLANLQAILDEAGLSFANAVKFTIFLNSMEDFATVNDIYGNALTEPYPARACVEVSRLPKDVLVEMDLVAYRKA; translated from the coding sequence ATGAAAGCTATTCAAACAAGTAATGCACCAGCAGCAATTGGACCATACTCTCAAGCAATAGAGGCGGGAGATTTCCTTTATATTTCCGGACAAATTCCAATTAATCCGGAGACAAGTGAGGTAGTAGAAGGAATTGAAGCACAAACGAAACAAGTATTAGCAAATTTACAAGCTATTTTGGATGAAGCGGGTTTGAGCTTTGCAAACGCAGTAAAATTTACGATTTTCTTAAATTCCATGGAAGATTTCGCTACCGTTAACGATATTTATGGGAATGCGTTAACAGAGCCTTATCCGGCACGTGCTTGTGTGGAAGTAAGCCGTCTTCCAAAGGACGTTCTTGTAGAAATGGATCTTGTAGCATACCGTAAAGCATAA